CTGGTGCCGCTCGTCCAGGCGCTCCAGCAGGTGCGCGCGCGCGTGCGGGCACACGCCGTCCCGCGCCTGTTGAGCCTGGTCCGCTGCGAGCTCAACTTCACGGACAAGCCCCTGGTCGCCCACGTCCACGAGCCCATCTACCTGTTCGGCTCGCGCTCCATCCTCGATGCCAGCCTGCACCAGCGCTGCGTGCAGGTGGACCTGCTCCCGCTGCTCGAGGGCGAGGACGCCGTCACCTGCTCGGTCTGCGCGCCGGTGCCTCCCGCCCTCTGTCTGCATGCCCTGACCGCGTTGGATTCGCTGCTCGTGTCCCTGGGAGAATCGCGGCGGGTGAAGGAGAACGCGTGGCTCGCCGAGCGACTCTTCGAGGCGCCGGGCCGGCAACTGCTCTCGGCGCTGGACAAGGCCAGCCTCCTGGCGAGGACCCGGCAGGAGACCCGATCTCCCGTCCAGGTCAGCTTCCGGCTGGAGGGCGTCGCGCACGGGACTCCCCACCTGCGGGCGTACCTCCACAGGCCCTTGAAACGAGGGGGGCTGTCCAAGGGGACACCGGTGGCGCCTCGCGACGAAGCGGAAGCGCTCGCCACCCTCGTGTCTCCCGAGGAGGTGGAGGCCTTCGAGCTGTGCCGGCTCATCCCCGAGCAGTACGACGCGGGTGCTCGCCACCGGATGTTGGTGCATGCGCTGAAGCTGCTCGCGCACAGCTCCCGGCTCGTTCTCGAGTCCCGGTTGGAGGTCCCGCTGCGGGTGCGCTCCGTGACGATCGGCTTCACCTTCGAGGAGATGGGGGAAGGGGAGGCCGGGTTGCGGGTGCGGCCCTCCGTGGCGGGCACTCCGGTACCGCCCTGGGTCTGGAGGGGACAGCTTCACCGCAGCGCCCCCCAGCCGTGGTTGTACGTGGAGCGCGAGGTGCCGCGGGTGTCTCTGGTGTCCGTGCCGCCCGAGGCGCTGGCCGTGTTGGGCTCCGTGGTGGAATACGGAGGGCGGCTGCCCGCTCCGGCGCGCGCGGAGGTGCTGCGGCGGCTCGGCGGGGTGGAGTCGGCCTTCCCGGTGTCCCTGCCGCCGTCGTTGGAGGCGCGCGAGGTGCCGGCCGAGCCCGGGTTGCTGCTGCGGCTGCGGCCCACGGGGGCGGAGTCCCTGGAGGGCTCGCTGCTCGTGCGACCGCTGCCCGAGGCTCCGCCGCTGGTGCCAGGGGAGGGCGCGGAGATCGTCCGGGGCGTGCGCGGGGGTGAGCGGGTGCGGGTGCGGAGGGCGCTGGAGGCCGAGCGCTCCGAGGCGGCCGCGCTGTTGGAGCGGCTGGAGTTGTCGTTGGAGGAGCACGGGCACTTCACCCTGGAGGGGCCGGAGGCGGCGCTCGGCTTCCTCGAGAGGTTGGAGCCCCTGACGGGCCCCGGTGTGCGCGTGGAGTGGGAGGAGCGTCCCTGGAGCGTGGTGCGCTCGCCGGACGCGCGGGGCCTCCAGGTGGCGGTGCGCCGCGAGCGGGACTGGTTTGGCGTGGAGGGGGGCGTCCAGCTGGAGGGCGATCGGGTGGAGCTGGCCGTGCTGCTGGACGCGATGCGGCGCGGGCACCGCTACGTGCCGCTGGCGCCGGGCCGGTGGATGCGGCTCACCGAGCAACTGCGGGAGCAGCTCTCCCCCCTGGCGGACCTGGCGCACGCCTCCCATGGCAAGTGGGAGGTGAGCGCGGCGGCGGCGCCCGTGCTGGACGGACTGTCCGAGGCGGGGGCCGAGGTGGCGGCTCCCCCGGACTGGCGCCAGCTGGCCGGACGCATCCGCGAGGCCCAGCGGATGAAGGTGCCGGTGCCCACGGGGCTGAAGGCCGAGCTGCGCGACTACCAGCGCGAGGGCTTCCAGTGGATGGCGCGGCTGGCGGAGTGGGGCGGGGGCGGGTGCCTGGCGGACGACATGGGGTTGGGCAAGACGCTGCAGGCGCTCGCGCTGCTGCTGCACCGCGCGAAGGCCGGCCCGGCGTTGGTGGTGGCGCCCACCTCGGTGTGCTTCAACTGGGTGCGCGAGGCGGCGCGCTTCGCCCCCTCGCTGAAGGTGCAGGCCTATCGGGAGGCGGAGCGGGAGTCGCTGCTCTCCGGCCTGGGTGCCAGGGACGTGGTGGTGGTGAGCTACACGCTGCTCACTCGCGACGTGGCACGCTTCTCCGAGGTGTCCTTCGCCACGCTGGTGCTGGACGAGGCCCAGGCGGTGAAGAACCCGGACACCGCGCGGGCCAAGGCGGTGCGGGCGCTGAATGCCGAGGCGCGCATGGCCCTGTCGGGCACGCCGGTGGAGAACCGGCTGTCGGAGTTGTGGAGCCTCTTCCGGCTCGTCTTCCCGGGGCTGCTGGGCAGCCGCGAGTCCTTCCGGGAGCGCTTCGCCGCTCCCATCGAGCGCACGAAGGACCCGAGGGCCCGCGCGGCGCTGGCGCGGGTGGTGCGGCCCTTCATGTTGCGGCGCACCAAGGGAGAGGTGGCGCGCGAGCTGCCGCCGCGCCTGGAGACGGTGGTGCCCATCACCCTCTCCGAGGGCGAGCGCCGCCTGTACGAGGACACGCGGCTGGCGGCCCTGGCGCGGTTGAAGGACGCGGAGGGGCCGCGCAAGCGCTTCGAGGTGCTGGCGGCGTTGACGCGGCTGCGGCTGGCGGCCTGTCACCCGAGGCTGGTGGACTCGGACTCGCCCCTGTCGTCCTCGAAGCTGGAGCGCCTGCTGGAGGTGGTGGACACGCTGCGGAGCGAGGGGAGCCGGGCACTCGTCTTCAGCCAGTTCGTCAAGCACCTGGCGCTGGTGCGCGAGGCCTTGGAGGCGCGGGGCGTGTCGTTGCAGTACCTGGACGGGCAGACGCCCGCGGCCGAGCGCGAGACGCGGGTGGCGGCCTTCCAGCGGGGCGAGGGGGAGGTCTTCCTCATCTCCCTCAAGGCGGGCGGGACGGGCCTCAACCTCACCGCGGCGGACCATGTCCTGCACCTGGACCCCTGGTGGAATCCGGCGGCGGAGGATCAGGCCACGGATCGGGCGCACCGCATCGGGCAGACGAAGCCCGTCACGGTGACACGGCTCATCTCCGAGGGGACCATCGAGGAGGCCATCCTCGCGTTGCACGAGGAGAAGCGGGACCTGGCCAGCAGCCTGCTGTCCGAGGCGGACGGGGCGGCGGCGCTCTCCACCGAGCAGCTCCTCGCACTCCTGCGCTACGGGCCCGAGGCGGAGTCCACCACCACTTCCGGAGGCATGCTCCCCGCGCGCCGTGCCAGTGTGGGCCTGGAGTCCAGTGGCCCCTCACCGGCTTGAGGCGGGGAGCGCGCCGGGGTGACTACTTGGGCTTGGAGGCGCCGCCGCAGCCCGCGGCACCGCAACCGGCCGCGCCGCAGCCCGCCGCGCCGCCCTTCTCCGGGGTGGCCGAGGCCTTGGTGTCACCGGAGGGCTGGCCCTCCTGGGTCTTCGCGGCGCCACAGGAGGCCTCGCCGCCCTTGGCGGCGCCACAGGAGCCCTGCGCGCCCTTCTCGGCGGTGGGAGCGGCGGAGGAGGTGGTGGCGCAGCCGGTGACGAGCGAGCCGAGGGACAGGGTGCCAACGAGAGCGGCCAGGGTCTTGACGTTCATGGGGTTTCCTCTGGGTGAAGTGTGTGTGTCCGAGGTGGAACGGACTTTAATACGCGGCGCGGGGAGAAGGGTTACACGCCGGTGTTTTTCGCCCCCGTGAGGACGCGGAAGCTGGTGGGCTTCAGCCCGAGGCGCGCGAGGGCCATGTGGGCCCGGGGGTGGAGGAAGGTGGCCAGCTCCACCTCGCGCTGGTGCGCGTAGCCGCTCTTCACCGCCTCGGGCGTGTAGCCCGGGTGGCACATCAGCTCGATGACGCCCTGCTCGGGCAATGTGTCGAGCTGTTGCTCCAGGCGCTCCAGCGTCCAGTAGGCCTCGGCCCCCGTGTCTCCGAGCAAGTGGTCGTTGGTGGCCACGCCGTGGGCCCGCAGCGCGCGGCGCATGTTCGCGTGGATGGAGCGCACCGGCAGGCGGGCCACGCGGGCGGCTCGCACCAGGCCCTCGAAGACGCCGGGATGCTGGTGCAGGTGCTTGTGCACGTCCACGTGGGTGGCGGGCTGGCCGAGCAACAGGTCCAACCGCTCCAGCTGGGCGAGTGTCTCCGCCTCCACCACGTCCGGTGGGAGGTGCTGGACGAGCGCCTCCGAGAAGGCGCCGAGCTGGAGGAATTCACTGGGGAAGGCGGCCCACACGGGCAGGCCGCGGGCGAGGTTGAGGTGCAGGCCGATGGACAGGCCCCGGGCCTCGTCGGCGGCCGTGTCCGCGTAGGGCGTGTTCACCATGAAGGTGGCCGAGGAGACGATGCCCTCGTGCATGGAGCGGAGGATGCCGCGGGTGATGGCCGGGTCGTATCCCAGGTCATCGGCGTTGATGATGAGGGCGCGCGCGGACACAGCGGGGCTCCTGGGCTCGGCAATGCGACGTCATGCGTACTCCATTCCACCCGCTGGGAGTAGCCTCGGGGCCGTGGAGGCTCAGCGGGCCGGAGCACACCCGGTCGCGAGCGCCCTGGCCTGCTCCGGGAAGCGGGCCTCCAGTGAACGCTTGACCACCTCGACATCGTCCACCCGGCCCGCGTGGGCGAGCACCTGACAGAGGGAGACGAGGGCGCGCGGGTCCTTGGGCGCGAGCCGATCCGCCTCGCGGTAGGCCCGCTCGGCGCCGGAGATGTTGTCCTGACGGAAGAGGACCGCCCCCAGGTAGGAGTGGGCGAGCGCGAGCTCCGGCTCCTTGCGCAGCGCGCGCCGCAGCAGGGAGGCGGCCTCGTCCAGCTTGTCCTGGCGGTAGCGCACGAAGCCCAGCTCCGCGAGCGCCCGGGCGTCCTCGGCGCGGCGCGTCCAGGCCCCCAGCACCTCCGCGGCCTGGTCGAGCTGGCCGGTGCTCGACAGCAGCAGGCCGTAGCGCGGGGCCACCCGGGCGTCGCGCGGGTGCTTCTCGTACGCCTGGGCGAGGGCCGAGACGG
This is a stretch of genomic DNA from Archangium violaceum. It encodes these proteins:
- a CDS encoding carbohydrate deacetylase — encoded protein: MSARALIINADDLGYDPAITRGILRSMHEGIVSSATFMVNTPYADTAADEARGLSIGLHLNLARGLPVWAAFPSEFLQLGAFSEALVQHLPPDVVEAETLAQLERLDLLLGQPATHVDVHKHLHQHPGVFEGLVRAARVARLPVRSIHANMRRALRAHGVATNDHLLGDTGAEAYWTLERLEQQLDTLPEQGVIELMCHPGYTPEAVKSGYAHQREVELATFLHPRAHMALARLGLKPTSFRVLTGAKNTGV
- a CDS encoding DEAD/DEAH box helicase, whose translation is MSKEQPQKSSPHASQWLVKWLTGPELLEMAGAELHSRGEALARKGRVLTWGVEANTLSGLVRGRSGVRHEVRLVAEEDSLEAECQCSRYHQEGVCEHVVALGLVWLAAMASQEDVSRPPSTDVDLPWTPEGVGEWLEAHHVTHLRRVPLLALEALLPKGFGATHGLYRIAEEPLTSLLDGTLELPTTYSAKARSLLVQAAWARAESEAHIVRQGVEYERQHPEPPSPTDARLVPLVQALQQVRARVRAHAVPRLLSLVRCELNFTDKPLVAHVHEPIYLFGSRSILDASLHQRCVQVDLLPLLEGEDAVTCSVCAPVPPALCLHALTALDSLLVSLGESRRVKENAWLAERLFEAPGRQLLSALDKASLLARTRQETRSPVQVSFRLEGVAHGTPHLRAYLHRPLKRGGLSKGTPVAPRDEAEALATLVSPEEVEAFELCRLIPEQYDAGARHRMLVHALKLLAHSSRLVLESRLEVPLRVRSVTIGFTFEEMGEGEAGLRVRPSVAGTPVPPWVWRGQLHRSAPQPWLYVEREVPRVSLVSVPPEALAVLGSVVEYGGRLPAPARAEVLRRLGGVESAFPVSLPPSLEAREVPAEPGLLLRLRPTGAESLEGSLLVRPLPEAPPLVPGEGAEIVRGVRGGERVRVRRALEAERSEAAALLERLELSLEEHGHFTLEGPEAALGFLERLEPLTGPGVRVEWEERPWSVVRSPDARGLQVAVRRERDWFGVEGGVQLEGDRVELAVLLDAMRRGHRYVPLAPGRWMRLTEQLREQLSPLADLAHASHGKWEVSAAAAPVLDGLSEAGAEVAAPPDWRQLAGRIREAQRMKVPVPTGLKAELRDYQREGFQWMARLAEWGGGGCLADDMGLGKTLQALALLLHRAKAGPALVVAPTSVCFNWVREAARFAPSLKVQAYREAERESLLSGLGARDVVVVSYTLLTRDVARFSEVSFATLVLDEAQAVKNPDTARAKAVRALNAEARMALSGTPVENRLSELWSLFRLVFPGLLGSRESFRERFAAPIERTKDPRARAALARVVRPFMLRRTKGEVARELPPRLETVVPITLSEGERRLYEDTRLAALARLKDAEGPRKRFEVLAALTRLRLAACHPRLVDSDSPLSSSKLERLLEVVDTLRSEGSRALVFSQFVKHLALVREALEARGVSLQYLDGQTPAAERETRVAAFQRGEGEVFLISLKAGGTGLNLTAADHVLHLDPWWNPAAEDQATDRAHRIGQTKPVTVTRLISEGTIEEAILALHEEKRDLASSLLSEADGAAALSTEQLLALLRYGPEAESTTTSGGMLPARRASVGLESSGPSPA